The sequence below is a genomic window from Cucumis melo cultivar AY chromosome 5, USDA_Cmelo_AY_1.0, whole genome shotgun sequence.
GTTATTTTGCTATTGCACTCTTTTTTGTACTATTGACTCATTTGTGCAATAGAGCCAATTCTTGTATAATTTAATCTTTAACGACCCTAGAGAAAAACTCCTTTCAGTCTTTgcaaatcatttaaaagatagAACAACTCAATGTCATCATTCTTAGCATGCAATATGTCATGCCCCGCCCCAAATGCCACTCCATGCAACCATTTGGAGGACGTGCAACCTACATATTCAACGCACACCCTATGCGAGATGGCACACCAAACACCTAGTGAACGGAACAACTCTTCCTTTCATCTCTTCACAAAGCTCTTCCTCGTGAGCCTGAGAGATCTTTACATCTTTTATAGTGCAAACACTCAAGATAACACAATGGAATAACTTTATAGAGCTGGGTAATGAACTCTCGTATGAAATTCATGCAGCCGAAGTCAGCTTTCGCATGAAAATGCGACTGAAGTTAGTGTTTGCATAACAATGGGTATGGCAAAAATCAATTCATGCATCATTGAGGAGCCCTATGATAAGGTTTAGCTTTCGACCAGACTACTTGGGTTGACTACTAAGGACTCTTTCTCATTTTCGTGAACCAGAAAAAATCGACTTTCGTCTTTCACCAAACCTATTAGCCATACTCCATCAAGCTACTCGACCTTAATTTTAACTCTTACTCTTCTCGTTCCAAAAACTTATGCGTTGATACCATGCCTGTCACGACCTGCCCAAAATGCCACTCCACACTACCATTTAATGGACATGCCACCTAGATATTCAACGCGCACCCCACTTGAGATGGCATGCCGAACACCTAGTGAAGAGAACAGCTTTCATTTCGTCTCTTTGCGAAGTTCTTCCTTGTGAGCCTAAGAGTCATTTTACATCTTTTGCAGCGGACTTAAGAGATAACACATCAGAATAACTTAAAACTCCTTCTCTTTATTAGCTTAATGCTTACAGAAGTACAAATCTACAAATTACAACTTTCCTTTACGTAAAATGAGTCAACTATGATATTCTTACATCCTTCTTCTTTTCACCAAGGTGTAGTACACCTTCCTTCCTTCATCCACCACCTAATTTTGCTCTATGTAATGGTGGTTGGGGGCATCAAACTCTGTTCacatcttttttcctttttgtcatCTTCAATCCAACCCGAGGAAAAGCACTAGagtcttccttttctttctttttcgtTAAACAACGCTCCTGGCATTTGGTACTTAGAGGTGTAAAGATGAAGCTTCCTCCTCCGCTAGATTGTCCAACTAACTCTCTTAGCGGAAAGTATTTAAGGCTAGCTTCCCTTAGTCTCGACCCTTTGACTCTCTGACTCATTGGTTTAGGCCTCACTAACCTTGGTATTGCGCTCGCGTTCTTCATGAGTTGGGCCGTCCACACTAAAGAGTAACTTGTATACCAACCGACTTCTTAAATGCATGATGAGATGTCATGCCTAGCATACCATGTAAGACTACAGTAACTCTACCTTTCCTCCTTAACTAGGCCACAACGCCTCAGAACCAATCGTCGCATGACTTAAATGCCTAACAACATGGGGAGGGAAATcacttaaaacgtaagtcaaatGGACTTAGTGAGCGACAAGTTTTAAGTACATCGCATCGAACAATTAACATACATCACATAATCCACAACAATTCACCCATCACACGACGAGGGCTACAACCCTATACGCTTGATTCATTTTACAACATGCTCAATTCTGAGACTTGGGATTTTCCCCTCGCCTAGACTTGGGATCTGCTCTCACAGTATCACAAAATTTACCTGAGATTTCCACCAGCGCCCCACCACATTCATTCGTTCTCAAATGTAGGAGTCTTTCTTAACCAACGTCCCATCATCATCATATTTAGATTTTGCACAACGAGCACTACAATGTTATATGTTAGATTCATTTCATAACAAGCTTGGCTATGagacttgggatttgctatcacCAATATCACGCGAGTTACCTAGGTTTCCACCAACGTCCCACCACATTCATTCATTCTCAGGCATTTCATAACGAGATCGAATAAAATAAATGCTTTTATTTTCATCCCTAGCTATCTCGGTGCAATAAAGGATCGAGATCCCTTTAAAATGTGGGCAATTTGGTAATTTTGATTTTATggcaattttgaaaacaatctAACCTTCTTGAGAATAAGGTTTTGAATACTGATTACATATTGGAATGGGGCAGCTGCATAACACTAAGCTTTGTTTTCATGATTGGAACAGTGGTTAGAACAAATCTTCCATGGATGTGGCTCGAATTGGAGTGGTGAATAACATGATTGGAACGATGTCTTTTTTGAAGATTTTGCCAACAAAATCCTGTTTGTGGCTCTTATCTATACTACTACAAAAACAAGATTACTTGACGCTTGTAATTTAGAAATACTTGACGTTTCtaataaaaactgtcaagtaaaatgaaaaaagttgagaataaaaaaaagtggaaaatgcataatttttcaaaagttttttcaaTACTTGATAGGTTGAAAGCGTCAAGACTAGTTTTATTTacttgatattttttaaatgtcaagatatacctatttctaaatattattttttcttttttcaaaaaatttattccttctttttttcccaaatttcctttcttctctctctatACACACGATACACATACTTCTTCTCCTTACCTAATTTTTTCAAATCATCGTTCGACATCTCCAATCTCCACATCCTCTGTCGCGCACGGCTAACGCTCCACCACGATAATCAAAGCTCCATTACAATTTCAAGTGGACTTTAAACCATCTCCTCGTTCCAATCTCTTCAGTTAACTCCCTATTCAAGCTCGTAGTTGTTCACACCAAACCTTCCACTTCCTCCACCATTAATCTCATCGAACCTGGTAATTGATTTAATTTCTACTTGATTTCTAGTTTGATTGATATAATCTCCTAATGGTTAGGAATAAATCGGTGGTAACGATTGTCGATATATTGCTGGAGCTGCTGAGGTTTTGTCCTATATGGACTCGAATTTGAAGAAGATTGTTGTACGAGTTATAAAAAAAGCGAAGGAGATTTGTCTCGCTAGATTGGTAATCCTCTTGATTCTTCTATATTAATAAGCTGATTTACTTGTTGAGCGTTTTAGGTTGTGtttatttaaatcaatttttAGTTTCTTATTGCGATGTTGCTAGTAAGATATGGGGATTTAGGATCGGTTTCTTGTCCATAAAGAATGTGAATGGATtgaaatgaaaattattttggaaaaaaaatttgggcataaaaaatttgtttaataaaaatgattttcaaTTGAAATAGGATAGCAAGTATTAAGAATCTAAGATTGAaaaaagaatggaaagaatttTCGACTGTAGTCTCAAGCCTGAAGTTCAACTACAAATTATATTTGATGCTTTGGCATATGAAATAATCTTGTGGCATCAATTGTCACCATGTAGCATCGACAATCTTGTGATTCCTGCTATGATCTTCAACTAAAACTCAAATTAGATTGAGCCGTAACATCTCACTTGATccttgtttaattaatttgttcTTCCTCCATAGACatgacttttcttttcttcttaaaGCTTAGAAGTTAGAAACTTCAAGTGCCTTTTGTTATTACGTATCTGTTAACAGTAATGACGTTCTTGCTTGTATTTTACTAAGAACATCCTTtgtaaaaaattattttacCAAGAACTTAATACATTGCTTTTTTTGTGTGTGGCTTTTATAAAGATTAATTCTAAGTTTTGGGAGTTTTTATCGAATGTTCGTTTGTATTTGAGTAATGgagaagatttttttaaaaaaaaaatttagttgTTTTTGCTTGAAATTAGTTTCCCAATGTAGTTCAGTTTGTTGGAGTCGTTACCCAGAATTTGTCAATAATGATGATTGTTTCTGAATACCATCTAAAGGTATGGATAAATTTTCTTACgctttattttattctaatGAAAATTATTTCAACATGTTCCATAGCAAGCATTTAATTACATACTTTGTTCATATATAATGAATGATGATTAGTTTTTATATCAACTTATTCCCTCTTTCATGTACACTTCATCTTCCAAGTGATTTACGTTGTTATCTTCAAAAGAAAGGTCGTTTATCTCCACCTAAAGCCTTGAGATTTGTCCTCGATATTGCTCAATATGTTTCTAGTTGATTGAGTATCGCAGTTTGATGTTATAGAATCTAGATTgtctttttttgtaattttatgaTAAGCTTACTTTCATCCATATCATTGAGATTTTTGTAGGACTTAGttgaaaaaagatggaaaaaatgGGCTTTGTAGAATTACTTGTTCTTTCTTTTCAGGGGTTTTAACTACTAAGGCCTAAAATATTATAGCATATTTCAAGATGGACCCAAGCTTCCTATATATTTCAGAAAGAGGAATCCTTGAAAAtggcaaatataagaatgaaatttgtcaaaatagcaaacagttattttatttttatttatggcaaaaccaACTGCCTGGATAAatttcccactttttttcgacTGAAAATGCCCCTTAACGTATCAAAACTGTCCTAaatcaaatacagtatatttaagaaacctgaaaaatcaaataaaacacAACATAGCCAATTACAATGTATCTATAAACACACCCACCTATGttaattattaaccaaatcaaataattattatattatcaCAAAAATCCCTAACCATGTttaattgatttcaatatcccctaattattcccatttttcccttcaataattatatattcatactttagctaccgatttttccttcaatagctATTAACGCAATGAATAGCTTATagaattttaatgcaatgaagtATTCCTTCCTAAAACAATGATAAACATGATGCAATATTTAACCATTTACGAAAAAACATTAAAGAATGTAACCGGAAAGCATTTAAAACAATCGAAATTCAAAtctataaaattcaaatttaaactccaacaattccctaaaattatggcaaatataatgggaatacttatctttagattcaaatctcaactatccctaaaatcatgtcaaataAATTGTCATCTATATCTTTAATGTTACAAACAAACCACAGTTCGTTAATGGAAACCGAAACACAATCTCAAATCTGAATATATTACGAAAATACAAATTTCACCAAAACGTTCATggccattaaaacataaattttaacaAAGAATGGAGCAAAAcatattctttttgaaatttcaaatctttatattctaaactactttagaaaaataacaacaTTGCCTTCCCAACCTTATATTCATAagatgaaacaataatttaatattcatccctCCTATATACAATCTACCACTTAATACTTTTTTCGATAAACATGTTCCCTTTGAATTGTTTTGATGGCTTTGCAACGAGTGAAGACCGTATTCCATGGTAGATGGATCGAATCATGCCGATATATTGACTATCACCtccttgatgtatatgttccagtttcatcctcgtttcaagaatttgtaaaTTGTATCCAACATAGACTTTTTCCAAATTCAGAAGTTTCTATCTGTAGGTTGACCCTTTACTGGAAAGATGGCAACAATTCGAAACTCATTCAGATTGTGGATGATAAGGATGTGTCTTGGATTATGTTAGTTTTATCAAAATTGCCAGACAATGATCTACTCATTATTGTCGACACCACACCTGCTACGGATATTGGAAATACCCCTTATATGAGCAGCGAACTACCTAGAACCGAAGACTCACGTACTGAAAATGTAATTATTGATCTCAATGTATTTGAATCACCAAATACTGTTATACACATTAGAGTTGGATCCATGTTTAGACAAAAATCAGTTTTGAAAAAAGCTATTTATATGCTCGCTTTGAATAGTAGTTTTGAATTAGTTACTGTTAGGTCCAACCGTACATCATTCGACATCAGATGTAAGGATCCATCTTGCCCCTGGTATCTACGTGCTTCGGTATTTAAAAAAAGTGACATTTGGATAGTTCGTAAATTCACAGATACACATCTGTGTTCTGTTGACGTCGTGAAGAATGACCACAAACAAGCAACATCCTGGATTGTATCTAAGTGTacgaaattaatatttaaaacgAATGACAAGGCTCCATGTCGTCCTTCGGatgttataaattatatgaaGATT
It includes:
- the LOC127149440 gene encoding uncharacterized protein LOC127149440, with protein sequence MALQRVKTVFHGRWIESCRYIDYHLLDVYVPVSSSFQEFVNCIQHRLFPNSEVSICRLTLYWKDGNNSKLIQIVDDKDVSWIMLVLSKLPDNDLLIIVDTTPATDIGNTPYMSSELPRTEDSRTENVIIDLNVFESPNTVIHIRVGSMFRQKSVLKKAIYMLALNSSFELVTVRSNRTSFDIRCKDPSCPWYLRASVFKKSDIWIVRKFTDTHLCSVDVVKNDHKQATSWIVSKCTKLIFKTNDKAPCRPSDVINYMKIHHGVNISYDKAWRGREIALNSIRGTPKDSYAMLSAFSDALIRNNPGTYTAEEADDEGRFKFYFMALAASIDAWNYCVPVISVDGAAMKNKYLGTLISACTIDGNSQIVPLAFAVVDSKNDLS